The DNA sequence TCATGGCGGTGATCAGCAGCAGTTCGCCGCCCTCCATCCAGGGCACCGGGTCCGCCAGTTCGCTGACGTGCGCCCAGCGGACGGGGGTGTCCAGCCGCTCCCGGCCCGCGAGAACGGTGAGTTTGAGGGAGGAGTGGTGGACGAGCGAGGCGAGCGTGGGGGGCATGGCACCTTCGGGTGGGCGGTTTCGGGGGAACCCGCACGACCAGAGCGGGGCGGCACGGCGACCGGGCCGTCCCGTATGAACTGCTGTGACCGATTCTGCCTCAGCGGAGCACAAGGCGCGGTCTCTCGCCGACCGGCCTCAGTCCCGCAGGTTCACCAGCACCGGCGGCGTCATCACCCCCCGTACCGACGTCACCGACAGCACCGCGTGCCCCGGCGGCACCCCGTGCGCCAGCTCGGACGCCGACCAGCGCTCGCGCTCCACCGTGCGCACGGTGACCGACTGGGCGGTGACCGCGCGGCCGGTGACCACCCGGCGCAGCACGTGCAGGGCGCGGGTGAGCGGCTCATGGGCGATGATCTGGCGGTCGGTGACGTCGCGGGTCTCCACCCACTCCTTCCCCCAGACCTCGGCGAACCGCGCGCCGTCCCAGGTGGTCACGCCGGAGAAGGCCATCCGGCAGCCGACGGTGCCGAGCAGGGCGCTGCGCAGCGCCTCGGGCACGTCGTCGAGCGTGCGGAGGGTGAGGACGGCGCCGGCGTGCGCCGAGCGCAGCCGCTGGAGGCCGCGCACCGACTCGGCCGTCACCGTGTGGGTGGCGTCGTCGAGCACCAGGCAGGCGAAGAGGGAGCGGTCTGCGCGGGCGGCGGCGGACTCGGTGAACTGGGCGAGGATCAGCCGGGCCAGCATCCGGGACGCCTCCGCGTGCCCGCGCTCCGGCAGGTCGATCCGGACCCGCAGCGGGTGTTCGAGGGTGCGGAGGGAGAAGGTGCGCTTGGGGTCGCCGGTGTCGAAGAAGCCCGCGAAGGCCGGGCGGTCGAGCAGCGCGACGCGGTCGGCGAGCATCGGCGCCGGGTCGCCGGGCCGCCGCGCCTGCCGCTCGCGGGCGTCCAGTTCGCGGGCCAGCGCTTCCTGGCCGGTGGCCGCGAGCCGGTCGCGGAGCGCGTCGAGCGCCGCGGGCGAGCCGTCGAGCAGCTCGCGCAGCTCCTGGACGGACGGGAAGCGGCCGTGGGCGCCGTGGTACGGGCCGAGGATCTGGGCGAGGGCGGTGGCCGCCCGGCGGCCGTCCCCGCCGGGCAGCGCGGCGGCGAGGTCGCCGACGAGCCCCTCGGCGAGGATCGCGGCGGCCTCGTCGGGGTCCTCGGTGCCGCCGTACAGGTCCAGGTCGTAGGCGGAGTCCGGCCGGCCGATGCGGATCACCACGTCGAACGCCTCGTCGGGCGCCAGGGCGGTGCCCGCGGCCCCGACGGCGACGACGGCGGCCCGCCCGGCGAGGGCCTGGAGGCACAGCGACTCCAGCACCGGCCGGACCAGGCCGGCGGTCTTGCCGCAGCCGGGCGGGCCGACGGCGAGCAGGGAGGTGCCGAGCAGGCCCGGCTCCAGCGCCCAGCCGACGCCCCGGTGGTCGTAGGGGTTGCGGTGGTCCTCGGCGGCGGTGCCGATCCGCACCTGCCCGGTGACCAGGTCGTGCCGGGCGGCCCGGACGGGCAGGTCGCGGGCGCCGGAGGGGTGGGCGCAGGCGGCGGCGCCGGCCCGCAGCACGGCGTCGGTGAAGGCGGGCCGCCACTCGGGCCGGTTGCGGACGGCCTCCCAGGCGCGTTCGATCCGGGCCCGGTCCACGTCGTTCATCAGGCCCCGGCGGGCGTCCGCGGCGAGCCGCTCGGCGGCGTCGGGGGCGCCCTCGGCGCGCAGCCGGGGCCAGTCGGCCGGGTCCTCGTCGGGTGCGGGGGCGACGGTCCCGGCCGGTCCGCCGGGGAGCCGGGGCGGCCGGTCGGGGGCCGTGTACCGGCGCCAGAGCTCGCCCCAGCAGCCGAACCGGGCGGCGAGGGTGAGGAAGAGGGCGATGAAGAGGGTGTAGTAGGCGTAGCTGGCGTAGAAGAACATCGGCGGCTGCATCCAGGAGACCGGGATGACCCGCATCAGCGGCCACAGCCAGATCTCGCCGAACACGTCGTAGCAGAGCTCCCAGGCGACGACCGCGCCGGCCAGGGCGAGGGCGGCGCGGCGGACGAGCAGCGGCCGGGGGATGCGGTCGGGCCGCTCGGGGAGCAGGGCGGGCGGCAGCCGGAGGCCCGTCCGGCGCTTGAGCGAGGACCAGGCGGGGCGGCCGTGGCGGCGCCAGAGCTCGGGGACGCGGCCGATGCGGGCGAAGAGGACGACCAGGCCGCAGAACCACAGGGCGTAGTAGACGTAGGAGGACAGCATCCACTCGCGGGACATCTCGTCCCAGTCGCCGGGGACCAGCGCCTTCAGCGGCCACTTCCAGTACGGGCCGAAGTAGCCGTGCCACAGCAGGGACCAGACGAGCCAGCCGCACAGCATCGAGATCACCGCGCCGCCGAGGAGCTGCCGGCCGGGGGTGCGGCCGGGCTCCTCCGGCGGCTTGGGGCGGTGGCCGAACCGCCAGACGCCGGGCTGGGCGGCCGGTCTGGGGGTGCGCAGCCAGGCCAGGAACGGGTGCTCGGCCTCGTCCTGCACGCCGGGCGCCGGCGGCCGGCGCGGGGCCGGCGGGACGGGCCGGGCCGCCCGTCCGCCGTGGAAGGGAGGCGCGCCGTACGCGTCCCCGTACGTGTCCTCGGTCGCCATCGCTGCCCCTTGCCCCCGCCGGCCGGTCCTGCCCCTGCCACCACTGCTGCTGCCTGCCCGCCGTACGGCCCGGCTGGGCCGGGCCGACGTCGCGTGGCCAATCTAGCGGCCCTGAGCGGGGAGTTCAGCGTCTCCGGGTGGAGTTCCGGGATGACTCAGGGCCGTCTCGGGGTCGGCTCGGGGGCAGCACCGGAGGCGGCACCGCCCGGTCCGGCGGGGGCGGGCCCGGGCGGCGGGGGCGGCGGAGGGGCATCGGGGGCGGCCCGTCCCGCCATGTACCGTCCGGACAACGGCGCGCCCGTACTTCTCCCGAACGGAACATGCCGGGCCCGTCGGCCCGCCCTTAGCCTGCGGTCAAAAGTCCGCGTTCTTCCCCCGGGAGCCCACCATGACCGCACTGACCGGAGGCTCGGCCCTCCCCCAGGAGCGCCGCGTCGTCACCGCCATCCCCGGCCCGAAGTCGCTGGAGCTCCAGGCGCGTCGCACGGCGACGGTCGCCGGGGGCGTCGGCTCGGTGCTGCCGGTGTTCACGACCCGCGCGGGCGGCGGCGTGATCGAGGACGTGGACGGCAACTCGCTGATCGACTTCGGTTCGGGCATCGCGGTGACGTCGGTGGGCGCCAGCGCCGAGGCCGTGGTCCGCCGGGCGTCGGCCCAGCTGGCGAACTTCACCCACACCTGCTTCATGGTCACCCCCTACGAGGGGTACGTGGAGGTCTGCGAGCGGCTCGCCGAGCTGACGCCGGGCGACCACGCCAAGAAGTCGGCGCTGTTCAACTCGGGCGCCGAGGCCGTCGAGAACGCGGTGAAGATCGCCCGCGCGTACACCAAGCGCCAGGCGGTCGTCGTCTTCGACCACGGCTACCACGGCCGCACCAACCTGACGATGGCGCTGACGGCCAAGAACATGCCGTACAAGCACGGCTTCGGCCCGTTCGCCCCCGAGGTCTACCGGGTGCCGGTGGCCTACGGCTACCGCTGGCCGACCGGCCCGGAGAACTGCGGCCCCGAGGCCGCGGCGCAGGCCATCGACCAGATCACCAAGCAGGTCGGCGCGGAGAACGTGGCCGCGATCATCATCGAGCCGGTGCTCGGCGAGGGCGGTTTCATCGAGCCGGCCAAGGGCTTCCTGCCGGCGATCGTGAAGTTCGCCAACGACAACGGCATCGTCTTCGTCGCGGACGAGATCCAGTCCGGCTTCTGCCGCACCGGTCAGTGGTTCGCCTGTGAGGACGAGGGCGTCGTCCCGGACCTGATCACCACCGCCAAGGGCATCGCGGGCGGTATGCCGCTGGCCGCGGTCACCGGCCGCGCGGAGATCATGGACTCGGCGCACGCGGGCGGCCTGGGCGGCACCTACGGCGGCAACCCGGTGGCGTGCGCCGCCGCGCTCGGCGCGATCGAGACCATGCGCGAGCTGGACCTCAACGCGAAGGCGAAGCGCATCGAGGAGGTCATGAAGGCCCGCCTCGCGGTCATGCAGGAGAAGTTCCCGGTCATCGGCGACATCCGCGGCCGCGGCGCGATGATCGCGATCGAGCTGGTCAAGGACCCGGAGACCAAGGCCCCCGCCCCGGAGGCGGCCGGCGCCCTGGCCAAGGCCTGCCACGCCGAGGGCCTGCTGGTGCTGACCTGCGGCACCTACGGCAACGTGCTGCGCTTCCTGCCGCCGCTGGTCATCGGAGAGGACCTGCTCAACGAGGGTCTGGACATCATCGAGGCGGCCTTCGGACAGCTCTGATCCGCCGGTCCGGTTCCTTCCGATCCGGCGTGCGCGGGCGTCTGCACGGGCGCCCGTGAAGAACCTGTGCGGGGCGGGTGGTGGACGGGTGACACGGCTACCGTCCGCCGCCCGCCCTGCCGTACGGTTTCTGCAGATGAGTGAGACACCCCGTCCGCAGGGGACTGCGGACGACGCCCCGCCGGTACGTCCCCAGTGCCGGCGCGGCCGTGCCACCGCGCACGCGACCGGGGCCGAGGCAGGAGCGGGCCCCGGGACTCCTCACCGATCGGACGGCCGCCCGTTCCACACCCCCCGGGGCGAGCGGCACGCCGACCAGGCCGGCGGCCTCGGAACCTCCCCCCCTGTTCCGGAGCCGCCGGCCCTTCGGCCGTCCCCGCTCCGCAGGATCCTCCTCCCGGCGCTCTCCGCCGTCCTGTTCGCCCTGGTCACCTGGCAGGTCGCCGGGCACGGCCCGCTGCGCGCGCTCGACGAGCGGGTGGGGCGCGCCGTCGCCGGCACGGCGTTCCCGCGGGCGGTCACCGGGTTCCTCGCCGACCTCGGCAACGCCTCCGTCGCCGTACCCGTGCTGGTCGCCGCGGCGCTGTGGGCGGTCCTGCGGCGCGGCCGGCCGTGGTCGCACGCCCTGGCCGTCGCCCTCGCCATGGCGGCGGTGCCCGCCCTGGTCGTCCCCCTCAAGACGCTCGTGGACCGCCCGGGCCCGCCCGCGATGGGGGCCGGCCCGCACGACGGCTTCTTCCCCTCCGGCCACGCCGCCACCGCCGCCGTGGCCTACGGCGCCGCGCTGCTGCTGCTCACCCACTCCCGCCGCGCCGCCGCCGGGTACCTGCTGCTGAACGCGGCGGTGGGGGCGGCACTCGTCCACCGCGGCTACCACTGGCCGCTGGACGTCCTGGGCTCCTGGTGCCTGGCGGCGCTCGTGCTGTGGTGCCTGTCCCGGGCGCTCAGCCGCGGGCGAGCCGGGCGGCGGCCTCGTGCAGGGAGAGCTCCAGCACCACCGGATCGGTGAGCACGCCCGACCCGTCGGGCGGTACCAGCCAGCGGACCAGGGAGGCGTTGCGGACCGGGTGCGGCACCACGATCCAGGTGCCGGGCCCGGCGCCGCGCACCCCGGTCGCCAGCCACCGGGCCGCCGTCCCGGGCGGGACGAGGAAGCCGATCCGGCCCGCCCGTTCGTCGGCGAGGACGGGCCCGGGCCGGCCGGCGCGCTCGGCCAGGACGTCCGCCGTGGGGCGGCCGAGGCCGCCGGGAAGAATGAGGACGTCCCAGAGCCGGCCGGCGGGCAGCAGGGCGATCCCGAAGGGATTGCGCTCCCACTCCCACCGGCAGCTCACGGGATCGGGCGCGGCCGCCGCCAGCCAGTCCACCGCGCTCGTCCTCCCCGTGCCGCCGCTCATACGCTGCCTCCTCCGTGTCGCGCGTGGGTGCGTCACGGGTGGGAGGGAGCGGCCGGGCGGCTCTTACGCGGGTCCCGCGGGATTCCCCCGACCGGGTTCACCGGCCGGCGGGCACGCCGGCCGGCGCCTCAGCTGTCGAAGCCCAGCCCGACCTTGTCCATGGCCTTGAGCCAGAGGTTGCGGCGCCCGCCGTTCTCGTCGGCCCGGGTCATCGACCACTGGGTGATGCCGATCCCCACCGACCGCACCGGCTCCGGCGGGAAGGGCAGCGGTCTGCTGCGGACCATCTCCAGCTCGGTGCGCTCCGTCCGTTCCCCCGCCAGCAGGTCGAGCATCACGTCGGCGCCGAACCGGGTGGCCCCGACACCGAGCCCGGTGTAGCCGAGGGCGTAGGCGACCCGGCCGCCGTGCGCGGTGCCGAAGAAGGCCGAGAAGCGGGAGCAGGTGTCGATGGCGCCGCCCCAGGCGTGCGTGAAGCGGACGCCCTCCAGCTGCGGGAAGCAGCGGAAGAAGTGCTCGGCGAGCCGCTGGTAGGTGGCCGGGTGGTGGTCGTACTCGGCCCGGACCTCGCCGCCGTAGTGGTAGACGATGTCGTAGCCGCCCCACAGGATCCGCCGGTCGGCGGTGAGCCGGAAGTAGTGGAAGTGGTTGGCGGAGTCGCTGAGCCCCTGCCGCCGCTTCCAGCCGACGGCCGCCAGCTGCTCCTCGGTCAGCGGCTCGGTGACGAGCACGTAGTCGTAGACCGGGGCGATGAACGGGCGCAGCCGCTTGACCAGCGACGGGTAGACGTTGGTGCCGAGGGCTGCCCGCCGGGCGAACACCCGCCCGTAGGGGGTGCGGACGGCGATGCCGGCGCCGCGCGAGGACAGTCCGCTGCCGGGGGTGTGCTCGTAGATCCGGACGCCCAGCTCCAGGCAGGCGCGTTTGAGGCCCCAGGCGAGCTTGGCGGGGTGCAGCATGGCGACGCCGTCGCGGTTCCAGAGGCCGGCGAGGAAGGTCGGGGAGTCGACTTCGGCGCGCAGGGCGTCGCGGTCGAGGTACTCGTGGCCGGTGATGCCGAGGGAGGCGTACTCCTCGGCTGCCTCGCGGAGTTCGGCGACCTGGTGCGGGGCGGTGGCGATGTCGATCTCGCCGGTGCGTTCGAAGTCGCAGTCGATGCCGTGGCGGCGGAGGGCGGCCTCGATGCCGTCCAGGTTGCGGCGGCCGAGCTCCTCCAGGCGGTGGAGTTCGTCGGGCCAGCGGGCGAGGCCGTTGGCGACGCCGTGGGTGAGGGAGGCGGCGCAGAAGCCGCCGTTGCGGCCGGAGGCGGCCCAGCCGGTCTCCTCGGCCTCGATGAGGACGACGTCGCGGGCGGGGTCGCGTTCCTTGGCGTTGAGGGCGGTCCAGAGCCCCGAGTAGCCGCCGCCGACGACGAGCAGGTCGCAGTGCTCGTCGCCGACGAGGGCGGGGCGGGGGTCGGGCCGGCCGGGGTCGTCGAGCCAGTAGGGGCGCAGAGCGGTGTCGGAAAGTGATTGGGCAGGGTTCATGGCACGAGCGGCCATGTTCTCAGCTCCTTCGGCTGCCTCTTCGTCTGTTCTTCCGGCGCCCGGCCAGCTGTCCGGCCAGGACGCACAGGACGGCGACGGCGAACATCGCCGTGCCGACGACATTGATCTGAACGGGAGTGCCCCGCTGCGCGGCTCCCCAGACGTACATGGGGAAGGTCACAGTGGAGCCGGCGTTGAAGTTGGTGATGACGAAGTCGTCGAAGGAGAGCGCGAACGACAGCAGCGCCCCGGCCGCGATGCCGGGCGCCGCGATCGGCAGGGTGACGCGGAGGAACGTCTGGAGGGGCGTGGCGTAGAGGTCCTGCGCGGCCTGTTCGAGCCGCGGGTCCATGCTCGCCACCCGGGCCTTGACGGCCGTGACGACGAAGCTCAGGCAGAACGTGATGTGGGCGATGAGGATCGTCCAGAAGCCGAACGCGACGCCGGTGTTGAGGAAGAGGGTGGCCATCGAGGCGGCCATCACCACCTCGGGCATCGCCATCGGCAGGAAGAACAGGCCGCTCGCCCCGCCGCGGCCCCGGAAGCGGTGCCGGGCCAGGGCGAACGCGGCGAGGGTGCCGAGCACGGTGGCGCCCACGGTGGCCCAGAGGGCGATCCAGAGGCTGAGCGAGAGCGAGCCGCAGAGGCCGGCGACGTCGCAGGGGTGCGTCCAGGCGTCCGTGGAGAACCGCCGCCACTCGTAGTTGAAGCGGCCGGCGGGCTTGTTGAACGAGAAGACGGTGACGATGACGTTGGGCAGCAGCAGGTAGGCGAGCGTGCCCAGGCCGGCGATCACCACCAGGTGGCGGCGGAGCCAGCGCAGCGGTCGGGCGGCGGTACGCATCAGACGACGTCCTCCGTCCCGGCCCGGCGCAGGTAGACGGTGACCAGGGCGAGGATCACGGCCATCAGCAGGAAGGACAGCGCGGCGGCGGTCGGGTAGTCGAGGACACGCAGGAACTGCGACTGGACGACGTTGCCGATCATCTTCTGGTCCGGGGAGCCGAGCAGTTCGGCGTTGATGTAGTCGCCGGCGGCCGGGATGAAGGTGAGCAGCGTGCCGGCCACGACACCGGGCATGGACAGCGGGAACGTCACCCGGCGGAACGTGGTGAGGGGTCCCGCGTAGAGGTCGCCCGCGGCTTCGTGGAGCCTGCCGTCGATGCGTTCCAGGGAGGTGTAGAGCGGCAGGATCATGAAGGGCAGGAAGTTGTAGGTGAGGCCGCAGACGACGGCGAGCGGGGTGGCGAGGAGCCGGTGCCCCTCGGTGACGCCGAGGGCGTCGGTCAGGCCGAGGACGTGCAGCGAGTCGAGGGCGCCGACGACCGGTCCGCCGTCGGAGAGGATCGTCTTCCAGGCCAGCGTGCGGATCAGGAAGCTGGTGAAGAACGGCGCGATGACCAGCACCATCAGCAGGGTGCGCCAGCGGCCGGCCCGGAAGGCGATGAGGTACGCGAGCGGGTAGCCGAGCAGCAGGCAGAGCACGGTGGCGGCGGTGGCGTAGCCGATCGAGCGGAGGAACTGGGGCCAGTAGGTGCTCAAGGCGTCCCAGTAAGTGGCGAAGTGCCAGGTGACCCGGAAGCCGTCCTCCAGCGAGCCGGTCTGGACGGAGGTCGACGCCTGGTAGACGAGGGGGGCCACGAAGAAGACCAGCAGCCAGAGGATGCCGGGGAGGAGCAGCCAGTGGGGGACGCGCCGGCCACGGCGGGCAGGGGTGACGTCCTGGACGGTGTCGGGGGTGACCGTCGTCATGAGGGGGCCTCCCCCAGGTCCACGTCGGTGCCCGCCTCGATGCGCTGCGCGGCGTCCAGTCCGAAGCCGTGCCCGGGGTTCCAGTGCAGGAGCACCTCGGCACCGGGGACCAGGCGGGGGTCGCGGTCGACGTTCTGGGCGTAGACGGACAGGCCGGTGCCGCCCGTGGCGACCGGGGAGTCGACGAGGTACTGGGTGGAGACGCCGATGAAGCTCGCGGAACTGATGCGTCCGCGCAGCCTGTTGCGGCCCTCGGGGACGGTCGCGGCGTCGTCGGCGTGGGTGAGCGCGATCTTCTCCGGCCGTATGCCGACGAGGACCTTGTCCCCGGGGCGCGCGGGGACCTGGCAGCGGGCGACGGGCAGCGCGAGCTTGCCGTCGGCGGCGCGCAGCACGAGGTCGTCGCCGGAGGCGTCGAGGACGTCCGCGGTGATGAGGTTGGAGGTGCCCAGGAAGTTGGCGACGAAAGTGGTGCGCGGGGTCTCGTAGAGATCGGCGGGGGCGCCGAGCTGTTCCACCCGGCCGGCGTTCATGACGGCCACGGTGTCGGCCATCGTCATGGCCTCCTCCTGGTCATGCGTGACGTGCACGAAGGTGATGCCGACCTCGGTCTGGATCCGCTTGAGCTCCAGCTGCATCTGGCGGCGGAGCTTGAGGTCCAGGGCGCCCAGCGGCTCGTCGAGCAGCAGCACCTGGGGGTGGTTGATGAGCGCGCGGGCGACGGCCACGCGCTGCTGCTGGCCGCCGGAGAGCTCGTGCGGCCGGCGCCGGGCCAGGTCGCCGAGCTGGACGAGGTCGAGCATCTCGCCGACCTGCTTGCGCACCGACTTCACCCCGCGCCGGCGTAGGCCGAAGGCGACGTTCTCGTGGATGTCGAGGTGCGGGAAGAGGGCGTAGCTCTGGAAGACGGTGTTCACCGGGCGCTTGTACGGCGGCAGGGCGGTCACGTCCCGGCCGGCGAGGACGACGCTGCCGGTGGTGGGGGTCTCCAGGCCGGCGATCATGCGCAGGGTAGTGGTCTTGCCGCAGCCGGAGGCCCCGAGCAGGGCGAAGAAGGAGCCCGCGGGGACGGAGAGGTCCAGCGGGTGCACGGCCGTGAAGGCGCCGTAGCGCTTGCTGATCCCGGCCAGGCGGACGTCGGTTCCGCTGCCGCCGGGGCCGCTCGGGGCGGTTGCAGTCATGGGTGTGGATCCATCGGATGTGGGGGCGTAGAGCACATAACAGTGACATACGGACGGGGATGTCCGCGTACGGGCCGTGCGGGTGCCGCATCGCTCACTCCTCCGCTGCCCGCTCGGGCCGGGACCGCAGCGGTCCCAGCCGTCGCTCCTAACGGATGTGATCGCCGATCCTGGCAGAGGAGGCGGCCCGCAACAAGAGATTCCGTCGTGGAGATTTGGTTCCACGACGGATTCGGTGCTGCGGGGGTGAGGGTCACGCGGTGCGGTCCCGACGGCGCGTCATCGGTCGCCGTCGGTCCGCCGTCGGTCGCCGGACCGGACGAGGTGATCTTCTCATTGCCGGCCGCCCGACCGGTGCGCCGGTCCGCGTCGGACCGCCCCGATATTCACTCTGCGTTGTCAGTGGGGGGTGCCAGAATGGTCGGCATGTCGAGGGGAACGGGGAATGGCATGGTGAACAGGGGTGTGGCGGACGCGCGGACCGTCGAGGAGCTGACGGCGGCCGTCACGCGCGGTGAGCGTCCGAAGTACGTCTTCTTCTGGGGGCACCGGCCGCGGCGGGACGGCTCGGTGGGGCCGGGCTGCTTCAGCCAGTGGTGGCCGTCGCCCTTCACGGTGGACGGCACGGTCTACGCGACGGCGGAGCACTGGATGATGGCGGGCAAGGCCCGGCTGTTCGGTGACGCCGAGGCCGAGGCCCGGGTGCTGGCGGCGGCCCATCCCAAGCAGGCGAAGGATGCCGGCCGGACGGTACGCGGCTTCGACGAGGAGGAGTGGCGGCGGCACCGCTTCGAGCTCGTCGTCGAGGGCGGCGTGCACAAGTTCGGCCACCACCCGGAGCTGCGGGAGTACCTGCTCGGCACCGGCAGCCGGGTGCTGGTGGAGGCCAGCCCGCTGGACCGGGTGTGGGGCATAGGTCTCGCCGCGGACGACGAGCGCGCCGCGGACCCGGCCCGCTGGAACGGGCTCAATCTGCTGGGCTTCGCGCTGATGGAGGCGCGTCAGCGGCTGGCGGACAGCACCAGCGGCCCCCGGCCGGAGGCACCCGCCGCGTAGCCGCCGGCGGCGCCGGACGTGCCGGACGCCCGGTAGGTCACGTCGGAGATCTCGGTGATATCGGGATCGTCGACGTAGTGGTCGTCGTCGTGCGAAGGGTCGTCCGGGGTGTTGAGCACCAGGACGAAGACGGCGACGGAGGCGGCCAGCCCGAGCGCCCCGAGGATCAGCCCGGCAAGGGCCTGGCCGCGGTTGGTCGCCACGCCCCGGACGGCCTTCGCCCGTCCGACCGCCCCGAATATGACGGCGAGGACACCGAGGACGAGCCCCAGCACCACGGAGACGGCGAGGACCAGCGAGACGATGCCCAGCACGAGGGCGGCCGTGCCGAAGCCGTTGTCGGGGACGGCCGGCGCCATGGGCGCCACCGGCCCGTAGTACACCGGCAGTCCCGAGCCGCCGGGAAGACCCGGGGCGTGCGCCGGGCCGGGGCCCGGGTAAGGGCCCGGCCCCTGGGGTGCGGCGCCGTACGCCGGGTACGCCGGCCCGTACGGTGAGCCGGGCTGCGGCACGTTCGCGTAACCGGCCGGCGTCCCGTAGGGGGCGGAGGGCCGCCACGCGCTCGGGGTGCCGGGGCCCGTCGGGGCCGGGGGCACGGGCGGCACGATGCCTTCCGGCGGCGGAGGGGCCTGCGGCGGCACGGCCGCGTGCCGTGGCGGGCGGACAGCGTCCGGGCCCTTGCCGAGCGGGACCCCGCCGCCGCCGAGCGGCACTCCCCGCTCCGGCGGCGCCCACGGGTCGCGGTCCCGCGGCTCCTGCTGCGCACTGCCCGTGTCGGACACTGACCCTCCCCTGCTCCCCCGCCATGCTACGGCCTCCCGAACGGCGCCGGAGGACCCCCGCATACGATGATCGGCACCCGCCGACCGACCAGCCCCCGGAGGCCCGCATGTCAGCGCTCGACCCCTTCATCGCCGGCCTGCCCAAGGCCGAGCTGCACGTGCACCACGTCGGTTCGGCCTCCCCGCGCATCGTCGCCCAACTGGCCGCCCGGCACCCGGACTCCCCGGTGCCCACCGACCCCGAGGCACTGGCCGACTTCTTCACCTTCCGCGACTTCGCGCACTTCATCGAGGTCTACCTCTCGGTCGTCGACCTCGTCCGCGACGCCGAGGACGTCCGGCTGCTCACCTTCGAGATCGCCCGGGACATGGCCCGGCAGAACATCCGCTACGCGGAGCTGACGGTCACGCCCTTCAGCTCGGTGCGGCGCGGCATCCCCGACGTGGCCTTCGTCGAGGCGATCGAGGACGCCCGCAAGGCGGCCGAGACCGAGCTGGGCGTGGTGCTGCGCTGGTGCTTCGACATCCCCGGCGAGGCCGGCCTGGAGGCGGCCGAGGAGACCGCCCGGATCGCCTGCGACCTGCGGCCGGACGGCCTGGTCTCGTTCGGCCTCGGCGGCCCCGAGATCGGCGTCCCCCGCCCGCAGTTCAAGCCCTACTTCGACCGCGCCATCGCCGCCGGGCTGCACAGCGTGCCGCACGCCGGCGAGACGACCGGCCCGGAGACGATCTGGGACGCACTGACCGCGCTGCGCGCCGAGCGCATCGGGCACGGCACCAGCGCCCCGCAGGACCCCCGGCTGCTCGCCCACCTCGCCGAGCACCGCATCCCGCTGGAGGTCTGCCCGACCTCCAACCTGGCCACCCGGGCCGTCACCGACATCGAGCGGCACCCGATCCGGGAGATGGCCGCCGCGGGCGTCCTGGTCACCGTGAACAGCGACGACCCGCCGATGTTCGGCACCGACCTGAACACCGAGTACGCGGTCGCCGCCCGGCTGCTGGAGCTCGACGCCCGCGGCGTCGCGGACCTCGCCAAGAACGCCGTCGAGGCGTCGTTCATGGACGCGGCGGGCAAGGCGCGGCTCGCCGCGGAGATCGACGCGTACACGGACGCGTACACGGCGGCCCTCGCGGACTGACCGGCGGCCCTCGCGGGATGGCCGGCGGCGCGCGCCCGGCCGGGCCGCCGGG is a window from the Streptomyces mobaraensis genome containing:
- a CDS encoding ABC transporter permease, whose protein sequence is MTTVTPDTVQDVTPARRGRRVPHWLLLPGILWLLVFFVAPLVYQASTSVQTGSLEDGFRVTWHFATYWDALSTYWPQFLRSIGYATAATVLCLLLGYPLAYLIAFRAGRWRTLLMVLVIAPFFTSFLIRTLAWKTILSDGGPVVGALDSLHVLGLTDALGVTEGHRLLATPLAVVCGLTYNFLPFMILPLYTSLERIDGRLHEAAGDLYAGPLTTFRRVTFPLSMPGVVAGTLLTFIPAAGDYINAELLGSPDQKMIGNVVQSQFLRVLDYPTAAALSFLLMAVILALVTVYLRRAGTEDVV
- a CDS encoding ABC transporter ATP-binding protein, translated to MTATAPSGPGGSGTDVRLAGISKRYGAFTAVHPLDLSVPAGSFFALLGASGCGKTTTLRMIAGLETPTTGSVVLAGRDVTALPPYKRPVNTVFQSYALFPHLDIHENVAFGLRRRGVKSVRKQVGEMLDLVQLGDLARRRPHELSGGQQQRVAVARALINHPQVLLLDEPLGALDLKLRRQMQLELKRIQTEVGITFVHVTHDQEEAMTMADTVAVMNAGRVEQLGAPADLYETPRTTFVANFLGTSNLITADVLDASGDDLVLRAADGKLALPVARCQVPARPGDKVLVGIRPEKIALTHADDAATVPEGRNRLRGRISSASFIGVSTQYLVDSPVATGGTGLSVYAQNVDRDPRLVPGAEVLLHWNPGHGFGLDAAQRIEAGTDVDLGEAPS
- a CDS encoding NADAR family protein; the protein is MVNRGVADARTVEELTAAVTRGERPKYVFFWGHRPRRDGSVGPGCFSQWWPSPFTVDGTVYATAEHWMMAGKARLFGDAEAEARVLAAAHPKQAKDAGRTVRGFDEEEWRRHRFELVVEGGVHKFGHHPELREYLLGTGSRVLVEASPLDRVWGIGLAADDERAADPARWNGLNLLGFALMEARQRLADSTSGPRPEAPAA
- a CDS encoding DUF4190 domain-containing protein; translation: MSDTGSAQQEPRDRDPWAPPERGVPLGGGGVPLGKGPDAVRPPRHAAVPPQAPPPPEGIVPPVPPAPTGPGTPSAWRPSAPYGTPAGYANVPQPGSPYGPAYPAYGAAPQGPGPYPGPGPAHAPGLPGGSGLPVYYGPVAPMAPAVPDNGFGTAALVLGIVSLVLAVSVVLGLVLGVLAVIFGAVGRAKAVRGVATNRGQALAGLILGALGLAASVAVFVLVLNTPDDPSHDDDHYVDDPDITEISDVTYRASGTSGAAGGYAAGASGRGPLVLSASR
- a CDS encoding adenosine deaminase, which translates into the protein MSALDPFIAGLPKAELHVHHVGSASPRIVAQLAARHPDSPVPTDPEALADFFTFRDFAHFIEVYLSVVDLVRDAEDVRLLTFEIARDMARQNIRYAELTVTPFSSVRRGIPDVAFVEAIEDARKAAETELGVVLRWCFDIPGEAGLEAAEETARIACDLRPDGLVSFGLGGPEIGVPRPQFKPYFDRAIAAGLHSVPHAGETTGPETIWDALTALRAERIGHGTSAPQDPRLLAHLAEHRIPLEVCPTSNLATRAVTDIERHPIREMAAAGVLVTVNSDDPPMFGTDLNTEYAVAARLLELDARGVADLAKNAVEASFMDAAGKARLAAEIDAYTDAYTAALAD